One part of the Dermacentor silvarum isolate Dsil-2018 chromosome 6, BIME_Dsil_1.4, whole genome shotgun sequence genome encodes these proteins:
- the LOC119454968 gene encoding uncharacterized protein LOC119454968 translates to MQPVFNPFCFVVQVSKYPSLHAKRSHDVCLLLLPSPIVLLDIVSECAHVVMLLLLAGDVETNPGPANDSDVLAAIATLSAKVDAGHAEMMQMLTEVRRNQEQLEQKVSDITTRLSAVESVVESFDSSRHDENLPGIVSSVMNETVILNSRLDELEDRSRRDNLIFYGLVDSPAETWAQSECHVRESLTRILNLTFPDDSISRAHRLGTHVLGKTRPIIVKFGSSKLKDNILSQRSKFRGTGISVAEDFCRATRQCRKKLIEFGKNSGQQYTLRLNKLHINRKTYVYCPTTDQVCELHSGVAPVTNNNNRSSTGTSSAHAATS, encoded by the coding sequence ATGCAGCCGGTTTTCAATCCTTTCTGCTTCGTTGTGCAGGTCAGTAAATATCCCTCTTTACATGCTAAACGCTCACATGATGTTTGCCTGCTGCTCCTCCCAAGCCCAATAGTTCTTTTGGATATTGTTAGTGAATGTGCGCATGTtgtcatgttgttgttgttggctgGCGACGTTGAAACGAATCCAGGGCCTGCCAATGATAGTGACGTTCTGGCTGCGATTGCCACATTGTCAGCAAAAGTCGATGCAGGTCATGCTGAGATGATGCAAATGCTAACCGAAGTAAGACGGAATCAAGAACAACTGGAACAAAAGGTGTCTGACATAACAACCAGACTTTCCGCGGTCGAATCCGTTGTTGAATCGTTTGATTCATCTCGGCATGACGAGAACCTACCTGGTATTGTGAGCAGTGTTATGAATGAAACTGTAATACTAAATTCACGACTCGATGAACTTGAGGATAGATCGCGACGTGACAATTTGATCTTTTACGGGCTTGTCGATAGTCCTGCGGAAACCTGGGCGCAGTCCGAGTGCCATGTTCGTGAGTCGCTCACCCGTATTTTAAATCTTACGTTTCCTGATGACAGCATTTCACGCGCACACCGTCTGGGTACGCACGTCTTGGGCAAAACACGGCCAATAATAGTAAAATTTGGTTCCTCAAAACTGAAGGACAACATCCTTTCTCAGCGTTCAAAATTTCGCGGTACAGGCATATCTGTGGCTGAGGACTTTTGCCGAGCTACACGTCAATGTCGAAAGAAACTTATTGAATTCGGCAAGAATAGCGGCCAACAGTACACACTTCGTCTTAACAAACTGCATATAAATAGGAAAACCTACGTGTATTGTCCCACTACTGACCAGGTTTGCGAACTTCATTCAGGCGTGGCTCCTGTCACTAACAATAACAACCGTTCTTCCACAGGTACTAGCAGTGCACATGCAGCAACGTCATAG